In Pseudomonas sp. DNDY-54, a genomic segment contains:
- a CDS encoding SDR family NAD(P)-dependent oxidoreductase, producing the protein MVLRIFPSQRLALLLVLLAVLQLSGCAVSPRLKPSDQPSVARKTFVITGASSGFGRGVALKLAALQGDVVLAARRTDVLEELAAQIRMAGGSALVVTTDVSNPNEMQDLARAAIERFGRIDVWINNAAVGALGRFEDVPVEDHARIVDVNLKGMIYGSHAAMRQFRAQGFGTLVNVGSVESEIPLAYHASSAATKGGVINLGAAIAEEIRLSGSETINVATVMPWAVDTPFLVINLPFLVH; encoded by the coding sequence ATGGTTTTGCGAATATTCCCATCGCAGCGATTGGCTTTGCTGCTAGTACTGCTCGCCGTTCTGCAACTCAGTGGCTGCGCCGTTTCCCCGCGCCTGAAACCAAGCGACCAGCCAAGCGTTGCTCGCAAAACCTTTGTCATCACTGGTGCCTCCAGTGGCTTCGGCCGCGGCGTGGCGCTCAAGCTTGCCGCTCTGCAAGGCGACGTGGTGCTAGCGGCCCGCCGGACCGACGTGCTCGAAGAACTGGCCGCGCAGATACGCATGGCTGGAGGATCGGCACTGGTGGTGACCACCGACGTGAGCAACCCGAACGAGATGCAGGACTTGGCACGAGCCGCCATCGAGCGTTTCGGCAGGATCGACGTTTGGATTAACAACGCTGCGGTCGGAGCGCTGGGTCGTTTCGAGGACGTTCCCGTCGAGGACCATGCGCGGATCGTGGATGTCAATCTTAAGGGCATGATCTATGGCAGCCACGCAGCCATGCGCCAGTTCAGAGCTCAAGGCTTCGGCACGCTTGTCAACGTGGGCTCAGTCGAGAGCGAGATACCGCTGGCTTATCATGCCTCCTCCGCAGCGACCAAAGGTGGCGTCATAAATCTCGGCGCGGCAATCGCTGAGGAGATTCGCCTGAGCGGTAGCGAGACCATCAATGTCGCCACCGTCATGCCCTGGGCTGTGGACACACCGTTTCTGGTAATCAATTTGCCCTTTCTAGTTCATTGA
- a CDS encoding copper resistance protein B codes for MTTRLSRFALIALGVSLSAAAGGTANAAEMMDHSMHQTPPTEAAQAPASSAKPAAKNHGSGGQMDHSAMGHDAMDHSKMNHGQMKHDDTLEMPGMVHPSFIPVLTDADREAAFPGLQGHTVHDKYLAWFLLLDQLEYQNANEGSTLSWEATAWVGGDINRFWFRSEGERTNGVTEDAEIQALYGRAISPWWDVVAGVRQDFKPESPQTWAALGVQGMALYGFEAEATAFVGEGGQTAARFEGEYDILLTNRLILQPTAELNFYGKDDPAHGVGAGLANTEVGLRLRYEIVREFAPYIGVTWSRAYGNTADMARDDGEDLDEARFVAGIRLWF; via the coding sequence ATGACCACTAGACTTTCTCGCTTTGCTCTGATTGCGCTCGGAGTTTCGTTGAGCGCAGCGGCTGGAGGGACAGCCAACGCTGCCGAGATGATGGATCACTCGATGCATCAAACCCCTCCCACTGAGGCAGCTCAAGCCCCTGCATCTTCAGCCAAGCCCGCAGCTAAGAATCATGGCTCCGGTGGGCAAATGGACCACTCCGCAATGGGTCATGATGCGATGGACCATAGCAAGATGAACCATGGCCAAATGAAGCATGACGATACGCTCGAAATGCCCGGCATGGTTCATCCCTCGTTCATTCCAGTATTGACCGATGCGGATAGAGAAGCGGCTTTCCCTGGTCTTCAAGGTCATACGGTCCATGACAAGTATCTGGCCTGGTTTCTTCTGCTAGATCAACTTGAGTACCAGAACGCAAATGAAGGTAGCACCCTCAGTTGGGAAGCTACTGCCTGGGTTGGTGGCGATATCAATCGATTCTGGTTTCGCTCGGAAGGTGAGCGAACGAATGGCGTTACTGAAGACGCGGAAATTCAGGCGCTCTACGGGCGTGCCATCAGCCCCTGGTGGGATGTGGTAGCAGGTGTTCGCCAGGACTTTAAGCCAGAGTCGCCGCAGACGTGGGCGGCTTTAGGCGTCCAGGGGATGGCTCTGTATGGGTTTGAGGCGGAAGCCACCGCCTTCGTCGGTGAAGGTGGGCAGACAGCAGCACGTTTTGAAGGCGAGTACGACATTCTCCTCACTAACCGGCTCATCCTCCAACCGACTGCCGAGCTCAATTTCTATGGCAAGGACGATCCTGCACACGGAGTGGGCGCTGGTCTCGCAAATACAGAGGTGGGGCTCCGCCTCCGATACGAAATCGTTCGTGAGTTCGCACCGTACATCGGCGTCACGTGGAGCCGGGCATACGGTAATACCGCTGATATGGCGAGAGATGACGGCGAAGACCTAGATGAGGCGCGGTTCGTTGCTGGCATCAGGCTTTGGTTTTAA
- a CDS encoding cytochrome c, giving the protein MKRIIISFAAFCALGLLVVAGVVFSGLISVAADDPHTGVVHAFLETARNRSIEARSEDIAVPSLDDEDQIRAGAGNYDSMCVGCHLAPGMAETELSNGLYPPPPSLAEAGLYDDPAKTFWVIKHGIKATGMPAWGKSMADPYIWGMVAFLQKLPELDEGAYRALVASSGGHQHGGGETPAGHSEQHGEMASGDHHQGDSGGSDHHGSSSTGGASGQSGSGHHGNNESDDHHASEEPQAVEHSNGSDSADAEGKSPSKNHVHADGKQHEH; this is encoded by the coding sequence ATGAAAAGAATAATTATTAGCTTCGCTGCCTTCTGTGCTCTAGGCCTGTTGGTAGTGGCCGGAGTTGTTTTCTCAGGACTGATTAGCGTTGCCGCGGATGATCCTCATACGGGAGTCGTGCACGCATTCCTGGAAACTGCTCGCAATCGCTCGATTGAGGCTCGCTCCGAAGACATAGCCGTGCCATCTCTCGACGATGAAGACCAAATCCGCGCCGGGGCGGGGAACTACGACTCGATGTGTGTGGGTTGTCATTTGGCGCCAGGCATGGCTGAGACCGAGCTAAGCAATGGCCTTTATCCCCCTCCTCCCAGCCTGGCTGAGGCGGGGCTATACGATGACCCAGCAAAAACATTTTGGGTCATCAAGCATGGCATTAAGGCCACTGGGATGCCCGCGTGGGGTAAAAGCATGGCTGACCCGTACATCTGGGGAATGGTGGCTTTTCTGCAGAAGCTTCCTGAGTTAGATGAAGGAGCGTATCGAGCACTCGTTGCGTCTAGCGGTGGTCACCAGCATGGTGGTGGGGAGACCCCAGCTGGGCATAGTGAGCAACACGGCGAGATGGCCTCGGGCGACCACCATCAGGGCGACAGTGGCGGCTCGGATCACCATGGCTCCAGCAGCACAGGTGGAGCATCCGGCCAATCAGGCTCCGGTCATCATGGTAATAACGAAAGCGATGACCATCATGCGTCCGAGGAGCCCCAGGCGGTTGAGCACAGCAATGGCAGTGACAGTGCCGATGCGGAAGGCAAATCCCCTTCAAAAAACCATGTGCACGCAGACGGGAAGCAACACGAGCACTAA
- a CDS encoding four-helix bundle copper-binding protein, which yields MTNSMFASCIQACSNCALVCEMCASACLREDDVKMMARCIELDRDCADICRLAATLMSRESEYAKEFCALCAKICRACGEECAKHEMDHCQECAKACMNCAEECERMAG from the coding sequence ATGACAAACTCAATGTTCGCATCCTGTATCCAAGCTTGTTCGAACTGTGCCCTAGTGTGCGAAATGTGCGCCTCTGCTTGCCTACGCGAGGATGATGTAAAAATGATGGCTCGCTGCATCGAGCTTGACCGCGACTGCGCGGACATTTGCAGGTTGGCTGCCACACTGATGAGCCGCGAAAGTGAATATGCTAAGGAGTTCTGCGCCCTTTGCGCCAAGATCTGCCGTGCATGCGGAGAGGAATGCGCGAAGCATGAAATGGATCATTGCCAAGAGTGTGCGAAGGCGTGCATGAACTGCGCTGAGGAATGTGAGCGAATGGCAGGATAA